AGGTGAGTGAGACGACGACCACGCGCGGCCCCATCAAGCCCGGCATGTGGGCCGACCTGATCGCGGTACCCGGTAACCCGCTCCAGTCCATTGATGCGCTACGCAACGTGAAGTTCGTGCTTAAGAACGGGATGGTGTTCAAGAAGGACGGCGTGATGACACCGGAGGCCTTCTTCAACGGTGGCCCGGTGAACGGCGTCAACGCGCGGTAACGACCGTGCACGGGGGCGCACCGAGCGGCGCTGATTCAGGTCAGGAACTCGTGTAGCAGCGAGTGGAAATGGTGCACCCCGTTCTCGTGGCGTGCCGAGTAGCGGCCGCGGTCGTACACGCGCGAGCGGAGATTGCGCTGCACCGTCTCGCAGATCTCGATGTCCTCGTCCTGCACTTCGGCGCTGAACGCCATCAGCTTGGTCCAGGCCGGATCGGTGGCAGCGTTCGCTGGCGGATTGGTGGCGTACCAGTCGAACACCACCTTGCAGCGATCGTGACCCATGGGAATCACCACGTTCGACTGCATCTGCCCGAGATACACGTTCAGCATGATGTTCGGAAACATCCACACGTACACGGCTTCCGGCGTATCGGTCGTGGACGGGTCGTAGATGCGATCCGGATTGCCGCCGTGCACCGGGCGCAATGGCGCATGCTGAATGGAGAAGTACCGGTGTGGCTCCACGCGGTAGTTGTCCATGTCGAGCTCCTTGTGCAGGCCGGGGTGCACGACCGGGACGTGATAGCCTTCAAGGAAGTTGTCCACGTACACCTTCCAGTTACACGCGATGTCCCAGCTGCGCGATGTCACGTACTGCATGTTCTCGCAACCGAAGGCCTGCACGCGCTGAGGAATGTCTTCCATCATGTCCACGAGCGGTGGCGCTTTGCCGTCGAGATTCGCGAACACCAGCGGCCCCCATGTGGTGACCTTGACCGGCACCAGCTGCATCTCGGCCGGGCGGAACGACTCCACGCCTTCCATCCCCGGCGCGCGCTGCAGCGTGCCGTCAAGGCCGTACGTCCAGCCGTGATACCGGCACTGCAGCGTGTTCCGCTTCCCGCAGCCGTGTGCCACCGGACCGGCACGATGCAGGCACACGTTATGGAAGCCGCGCAGGGTGTCGCCGTCGCGCAGCACCACGATGCTGTCGTTGCCGACCTGCGCGGTCAGGAACTGTCCGTGCTCGGCCAACTGATCGACGCGTCCTACGAGCTGCCAGCTGTGCGCGAAGACGCGCTCCATCTCGAGCTCGAGGTACACCGGATCGTTGTACAAGCGCGCCGGGATGGTCGCAGCACGCTCGATGTTGGGATCGAAGGGGAAGACGAGAGCCATGCTTGGAAGCTACCAGCTTCGGAGCACTTCCGCGGCCGACATCCGAGTTGGACCGGGGTAGGGGCGGCTGGGTCCCTTGATGCTCCGCCACAAGATCCGATTGAACAGATCTTCCTCCGCCACGTCCTCGTAGCGAAGATCGAGCTGCCGCGACTCGTCGGCGCCGCGGCCACGCGAGGGGTTCCGGTCGGCCAGCGACACGGACGGCGTCAGCGCCCGATAGGGTCGCGCGTCTGGTGACGTGCGCCAGATCTCACGGAGCGGCCGTCCATAGTGGTCGAAAGGGGATAGCGCATCCAATCCGAGAATCGACTCCATGGTCGCGATCACGTCGGTCGTGTTCACGAATCGGCGATGTAGCCCCTCGCGCGCCCACGGCGAGATGACGAGCAACACCGAGCGGTGCGAATCCACGTGATCGGGGCCGGACTGCGCGTCGTCCTCGAGCACGAACACCGCTGTCTTCTCCCAGAAGGCGGTGTTGGAGAGTGCTTCAATCATGCGGCCGAGCGCCAAGTCGTTGTCTGCCATGTACGCCTGCGGCGTCGGCTTGCCGGCCGATGCCCCCGACGTGTGATCGTTCGGAAGGCGGACGATCTGCAGTCGCGGCATCTCACCAGCGGCGGCGAATCCCCGCAATTCAGAAATCCAGACATCCGCTCGACGCTGATCGGTAATGTCCAGATCGTATCCCGGAAAGGCGCGGCTGGTGTTGGCGCGCAGGAACGGCTTGAGGCCGCGATAGCCGGCCGGCGCCGCGCCGGTCGCCCCCTCAGGCGCCACGAACTCACCAAAATTCCGGAAGGTGATCCCCTTTCGCTGGGCCAGGTCCCAGAGGTACCCGTTCGCCGGTTCGGCGACGTCGTCATCGCCGTCGTCCATCGGCACGCGACCGCGATTAGCGCCCTCGTAGTCGTAGCTGCGACCGCGCGATGAATAGTTCGACGGCACCGTCTTCTGCGTGTAGTCGGTGGTGTATGCCGCCATGCTCCAGTTGTGTCCGTCGGCGCTGACTTCGGCGTTCACGAAGAAGCGATCGAACAGCCCGAAACGTTCGGCGAGCGCATGATGATTCGGCGAATTCGAACGCGGGAAGAACACAAGGCTCGTGTCCCCGTCGCCCTGCGGCAGGTCACCCAGCACCTGGTCGTATGTGCGGTTCTCCTTGATCACGTAGATCACGTGCGTGACGGGCGGCATGCCGGCTCCCGTGGCCCGATTATCCCAGTGATTGGCGCGCGCGACGCGGGCCGAGAGTGGCGCGAGCCGGCTGCCACCAAGATCGGCCACGGCGAGACGTGTAAGCGTGCCGTTGATCTGTCCGGCGGTATAGTTCACGGCTCTCGCGGCGGCGTCGGTCGCGCCCGGCTGAGGCAGTCGGGGGTTAGGTCCCGTGCCGCGTCCCTTGGCGTCGATCACGTGCAGGGTGTCACCGAAAAGCGCGACGGCCACCGGATACCACCCCACCGGCGCACGTCCGAGCAGGGAGTCCTTCACGCCGGTGCCCCGGCCCGCCGTGCCCGCGCTGAGCGCGAACACCGCGACGGCGTTGTTGTCGCCTTCCGCAACGTAGAGCGTGGTCCCGTCACCCGAGAGCTGCAGTCCCATCGGGGTACTGCCTTGACCCAGATTGGCCGGTGTTGGGTCGTGCAGTGTGCTGACCACCGTGCGGCGACGTGTGTCGATCACGCTGATAGCGTCGGTTGACGCGGAGACGGCGAACAATCGCTCCCCATTCGCGGACAACAGCAGGGTCGACGGATGACGTTCCACGGGAATGCGCGTCTCGTCCACGAGACCGTCCGGATGCTCGCGGAACACGTGCACATCGCGGGTTCCCCAGCTGGACACGAAGACGTCACCGTTCGCCGCGGCCACCACCGCATAGGGATAGCGCCCCGCTGCTATGCGCTGAATCACGGCGCCGGATGCCAGGTCAACAACGGCCACCGAGTCGGCCAGATTCTCAGCAACATAGAGACGTCGTCCGTCTCGGCTCACGGCGAGTCCGGCCGGGTAGCTGGTGCCGGACGATCGAGGATTGCGCTTCACGCGGATAGTGAGCGAATCCTTTCGTGCGAGTCGCTTGCCGTTCCAGCCGTAGCGATAGACCGCATCCGTGTTTCCTCCCGATGCGAACAGCGTGCGTCCGTCGGGCGAGAACGCGAGTCCGATAAACGCGGCCGTCTGCTCGGCGGTCTGCACGACGGCACCCGTGCGCCGGTCAACCACCTGGACGCCCTGCTGCCGCCAGCCGTTGAGGAGCAACAGCAAATGCGCTGAGTCCGGCGACGCGACGACGGCGAGCGGAAAATTACCCACGTCGGACCTGGCGCCAGCAGGGTCGAGCACAGCGCCGGTCGGAAGTCGAGGCGGTTCTGCGGCGTTGGTCGGTGCCGTGTCGGAGGAGGCCGGCGTACACGCAGTATAGGCGAAGACCGCGGCGCTGATGCCGACGGCGCGCGCGAGAAAGTCAGAGTATCCCATGCCCTGAGAATGCGCGGCACCGGCGGTGCCGACGAGAGGGGGAGGCCTGGTGTGACGACATTGATGCGAAAGCGACCCTCAACGCGTTGACCTGAATCGGCAGCGGACGCGCTATCGAACGCGCGTGGACACGAAGTCCCAGGCGCGCGCACTGCCGAAGTGCATGGCGGTGACGCGCCCCTGCTTGTCGCGGACAAACCAAATGGTCTCGTCACCGTCGCCGAAGGCATCGCGATAGGACGCCGACAGCGTGTCGCTCACGCCGACCCGCGGGCTGATCGTGAGTCGGGCACCCGCCGAGCTCACGGTGAACGTGACGCCGATCTCTTCGTTCCGGTACCGTCCGGCAATGCCGGCCAGCTCTGCCGCGCTCGGCGTCCACCGCTCCGCAGCCATGAAGGCGTGTACCACGGTGTCGCCGTCGGATGTTGGGACGCGCAGCGTGACCGGCTTGCCGCTGGCGTCGGTGGTGAATTGCACCCGCGACCCGCCAAGCTGATAGCCGCCGCTTCGCAACGCGAGGAAGGCGGTACCGCCGTCGCGACGCAGGCGGCCGCGCGCGGTGTCGAGTACGGTGACGGTGTTGGTGCGCGTATCGCGATAGACGCCGGCCAGCTTGGCGACGGCGGCGATGTTGGTGGGGACGGTATCCGCGGCGGCGGCGCGCGGAAGTCCCGGCACCATGGCGTCCACGATGGCATGCGTGAGACCAGTGGCGCCGGCACCCGACACGTTGCACATGACCGCGATCGACAGGTCGTTCTTTTCGGGGTAGCGCGCGAGATACGTGCCGTAGCCCGCGGTGGAGCCGCTGTGGGAGATTTCGCGCAGGCCGCGATAGCTGTTGACCGTCAGCCCGAGTGCGTAGGCGATCTCCACGCCGCTGGTAAGCGTCATGCGACGCGTGAGCGAGTCAACGACGCCCGCGCCCAGCGTCTTCTTTGTGAGATGATCGTTCCACCGCAACCAGTCGTTCACGGTGGTCAGCAGTCCGCCGGCGGCGATCACGTTGTCGTTGGGCATGTCGATGTGAAACCCATCGGCCTGCCGCGAGTACGCTTGGGCGAGTCCCGGTACGATGCGCGTGAAATCGTCGCGCCACTGCGTGTTCGTCATGCCGAGCGGCACGAAGATGCGCTGTGTGGTGAACTGCGCGAAGGGCATGCCGCTCACACGCTCGACCACGGTGCGCAGCAGCAGAAAGCCGGAATTCGTGTACGAGTAGTAGTCGCCCACCGGGTAGTTCAGCGCCGTCTGGTGCGTGACCAGCTCGAACACGTCACTCTGGGTGTGTACCCGCGTGCCGCGGGGCCATCCTTGCCACGCGACCAGGTTGCTCCACTCGCGCAGGCCGCTCGTGTGCGTGAGCAGGTTGCGGAAGGTGATGGTGCGGCCATACACCGGCAGCTCGGGCAACACGGTGCGCGCGTCGTCGTCGAGTTTGAGCTTCCCGTCACTCACGAGCAGCATCACGGCCGCGGCTGTGAACTGCTTCGCCACTGACCCCGACTCGAGAATGGTGCCGGGGAGAATCGGGCGTGCGCCGGCCAGATCGGCCATGCCGTACCCGCGCGTCAGCAAGACCTTGCCACCCTGCGCGATACCAACGGCGCACCCAGGCGTGTGCGTCGAGTTCCAGGCCGCGAAGACCTTGTCGGTCACGTCCGCCAACTCAGCCGACTGTGCCTGGGCAGCCGAGGGAGCGGTCGCGAGCAGGAGCGCCAGAACGGCTGGCGCCCCACCGGGAGCGAAGCGAGAAGTCATGCGCCGAATGTACGGCGCACTTTGCCGTCAGGGCAACGCGAAGGCGACGTAGGTGCCCCCACTTGGCGCACCGTTCTTGCCGCCACCACAGGCGATCACGAGATACTGCTTGCCGTTTACCATGTACGTGCTCGGCGTGGCATTGCCGGCGGCCGGTAGCTTTGCCTCCCACAGCAGACGGCCGTTGCTCTTGTCGTAGGCGCGGATTTTGTTGTCGTACGTGGTGGCCGCAATGATCAGCAGGCCGTTCTCGGTCACGATGGCGCCGCCGTAGTTGTCGGTGCCGGTGTTCTTGATGCCCTTGGCGGCCAGCTTCGGATATTCACCGAAGGGGATCGACCACTTGATCGTGCCGGCGTTCAGGTCGATCGCGTTGAGCGTGCCCCAGGGCGGCTTGATGCCCGGGTACCCTTCGTGATCGAGGAAGATGTCGAAGAACGCCGTGCGGTACGGGAGCATGTACGGGGTGGTGCCTACGAGTGCGGCCGAGTTGTCTTTGCCCGTGAGTAGGTAGTTCACGATGTCGTTCACGGCGCCGCCCTCGAGTGCGGTGCCGAAGGCCGGCATGCGACCGGTGCCTTCGCGGATGATCGTGGCGAGCTGCTCCTTCGATCGGCGCTTGGCGATGTCGATGAGCGTTGGGCCGGCCGCCGAGCCTTGCAGCTTCTCACCGTGACAGCCGGCGCAGTTCGCCGCGTACAGGGACTTATCGCTGCGCGGCACGAGCTTGAGCAACCACGCCATCTCGTTCGAGTTCACGTACAGCAACCCCGTGGTCGGGTCGAACGCAGGCCCACCCCATTCGCCGCCGCCGTCCACGCCAGGGTACACAATCGTCCCTCGTGTGTTGGGGGCGTCGTAGGGATGCGTGGTCTTGTATTCGTTGAACGTCTTGAGCGCGGCGGCGCGCGCGGCGGGTGTGCGATTGGTGAGATCGTTGCGCGTGAGCTGCTGGCGCGCGAACGGGGCCGGCATCGTGGGAAAGAACTGCGTTGAGGCCGGCTTGTCGTCGCCCAGTGCAATGCCTGGCATTTTCTGCTCTTCCACGGGGAACAGCGGCGTACCCTTCTCGCGCTCGAACAGCCAGGTGTGTCCCGTCTTCGTGATCTGCGCGACGGCGTCGATCTTCCGACCACCGCGCGTGATCGTCACCAAGGCCGGTGCCGCGGGCAGATCGCGATCCCAGAGATCGTGCTTCAGCACCTGATAGTGCCACACGTACTTGCCGGTGCGCGCGTCGAGGGCGAGCACGCTGTTGGCGTAGAGGTTGTCGCCCAGCCGGTTCGCGCCGTAGAAGTCGTACGACGCCGAGCCGGTGGCAGCGAACACCATGGCCCGCTTGGTGTCGATGGTGACGCCGGCCCATGCGTTGGCGCCGCCGGCGATCTTCCAGGCATCGGGGGGCCACGTTTCGTAGCCCGGTTCACCGGGATGCGGAATGGTGTGAAAGCTCCAGCGCAGCTTACCGGTGTTGATGTCGAAGGCTCGAATGTCACCCGGCGCGCTGGGCAGCGCTTCCGGTACCGAGCTGCCGATGATGAGCAGATCCTCGAACACCACACCCGGCGTGCTGGCGCTTACCGACAGCCCTTCCACGGGGCGGCCAAGGCCCTGACGCAGGTCGACCCAGCCGCTGTCGCCGAAGGTCTTGATGGGGCGCCCGGTTTTGCGGTCGAGCGCGTACAGCCGGTTGCGGTAGTTGAAGATCACGCGATCGCCGGTTACGACCACGCCGCGATGGCGAAAGCGCGAGGCGGGTGGCGCGCCATTGTTCGGATCGAAGCGCCAGATCGGCACGCCGGTGGCGGCGTTGAGCGCGATCACATGCAGCTTGGGCGTCGTGGTGTACATCACGCCATCGATCACGATCGGATTGGCCTGCATTTCCGAGCCGGTGAACTGGTCTTTCGTGTCGTACGTCCACGCC
Above is a genomic segment from Gemmatimonas sp. containing:
- a CDS encoding SRPBCC family protein, which translates into the protein MALVFPFDPNIERAATIPARLYNDPVYLELEMERVFAHSWQLVGRVDQLAEHGQFLTAQVGNDSIVVLRDGDTLRGFHNVCLHRAGPVAHGCGKRNTLQCRYHGWTYGLDGTLQRAPGMEGVESFRPAEMQLVPVKVTTWGPLVFANLDGKAPPLVDMMEDIPQRVQAFGCENMQYVTSRSWDIACNWKVYVDNFLEGYHVPVVHPGLHKELDMDNYRVEPHRYFSIQHAPLRPVHGGNPDRIYDPSTTDTPEAVYVWMFPNIMLNVYLGQMQSNVVIPMGHDRCKVVFDWYATNPPANAATDPAWTKLMAFSAEVQDEDIEICETVQRNLRSRVYDRGRYSARHENGVHHFHSLLHEFLT
- a CDS encoding bifunctional YncE family protein/alkaline phosphatase family protein; its protein translation is MGYSDFLARAVGISAAVFAYTACTPASSDTAPTNAAEPPRLPTGAVLDPAGARSDVGNFPLAVVASPDSAHLLLLLNGWRQQGVQVVDRRTGAVVQTAEQTAAFIGLAFSPDGRTLFASGGNTDAVYRYGWNGKRLARKDSLTIRVKRNPRSSGTSYPAGLAVSRDGRRLYVAENLADSVAVVDLASGAVIQRIAAGRYPYAVVAAANGDVFVSSWGTRDVHVFREHPDGLVDETRIPVERHPSTLLLSANGERLFAVSASTDAISVIDTRRRTVVSTLHDPTPANLGQGSTPMGLQLSGDGTTLYVAEGDNNAVAVFALSAGTAGRGTGVKDSLLGRAPVGWYPVAVALFGDTLHVIDAKGRGTGPNPRLPQPGATDAAARAVNYTAGQINGTLTRLAVADLGGSRLAPLSARVARANHWDNRATGAGMPPVTHVIYVIKENRTYDQVLGDLPQGDGDTSLVFFPRSNSPNHHALAERFGLFDRFFVNAEVSADGHNWSMAAYTTDYTQKTVPSNYSSRGRSYDYEGANRGRVPMDDGDDDVAEPANGYLWDLAQRKGITFRNFGEFVAPEGATGAAPAGYRGLKPFLRANTSRAFPGYDLDITDQRRADVWISELRGFAAAGEMPRLQIVRLPNDHTSGASAGKPTPQAYMADNDLALGRMIEALSNTAFWEKTAVFVLEDDAQSGPDHVDSHRSVLLVISPWAREGLHRRFVNTTDVIATMESILGLDALSPFDHYGRPLREIWRTSPDARPYRALTPSVSLADRNPSRGRGADESRQLDLRYEDVAEEDLFNRILWRSIKGPSRPYPGPTRMSAAEVLRSW
- a CDS encoding serine hydrolase domain-containing protein, which gives rise to MTSRFAPGGAPAVLALLLATAPSAAQAQSAELADVTDKVFAAWNSTHTPGCAVGIAQGGKVLLTRGYGMADLAGARPILPGTILESGSVAKQFTAAAVMLLVSDGKLKLDDDARTVLPELPVYGRTITFRNLLTHTSGLREWSNLVAWQGWPRGTRVHTQSDVFELVTHQTALNYPVGDYYSYTNSGFLLLRTVVERVSGMPFAQFTTQRIFVPLGMTNTQWRDDFTRIVPGLAQAYSRQADGFHIDMPNDNVIAAGGLLTTVNDWLRWNDHLTKKTLGAGVVDSLTRRMTLTSGVEIAYALGLTVNSYRGLREISHSGSTAGYGTYLARYPEKNDLSIAVMCNVSGAGATGLTHAIVDAMVPGLPRAAAADTVPTNIAAVAKLAGVYRDTRTNTVTVLDTARGRLRRDGGTAFLALRSGGYQLGGSRVQFTTDASGKPVTLRVPTSDGDTVVHAFMAAERWTPSAAELAGIAGRYRNEEIGVTFTVSSAGARLTISPRVGVSDTLSASYRDAFGDGDETIWFVRDKQGRVTAMHFGSARAWDFVSTRVR
- a CDS encoding pyrroloquinoline quinone-dependent dehydrogenase, whose product is MSSAQRLMSRALIPLLLAATTLQAQTTGRSADWPVYGGSEDHTHYTTLSQISPANVKQLKVAWTYDTKDQFTGSEMQANPIVIDGVMYTTTPKLHVIALNAATGVPIWRFDPNNGAPPASRFRHRGVVVTGDRVIFNYRNRLYALDRKTGRPIKTFGDSGWVDLRQGLGRPVEGLSVSASTPGVVFEDLLIIGSSVPEALPSAPGDIRAFDINTGKLRWSFHTIPHPGEPGYETWPPDAWKIAGGANAWAGVTIDTKRAMVFAATGSASYDFYGANRLGDNLYANSVLALDARTGKYVWHYQVLKHDLWDRDLPAAPALVTITRGGRKIDAVAQITKTGHTWLFEREKGTPLFPVEEQKMPGIALGDDKPASTQFFPTMPAPFARQQLTRNDLTNRTPAARAAALKTFNEYKTTHPYDAPNTRGTIVYPGVDGGGEWGGPAFDPTTGLLYVNSNEMAWLLKLVPRSDKSLYAANCAGCHGEKLQGSAAGPTLIDIAKRRSKEQLATIIREGTGRMPAFGTALEGGAVNDIVNYLLTGKDNSAALVGTTPYMLPYRTAFFDIFLDHEGYPGIKPPWGTLNAIDLNAGTIKWSIPFGEYPKLAAKGIKNTGTDNYGGAIVTENGLLIIAATTYDNKIRAYDKSNGRLLWEAKLPAAGNATPSTYMVNGKQYLVIACGGGKNGAPSGGTYVAFALP